One segment of Lysobacterales bacterium DNA contains the following:
- the azu gene encoding azurin, protein MSPTCCCRTALAAALLLAAGVAQAGNCTIDLDSDDAMKFDKVALTVSASCPEVTINLSHSGRLPATAMGHNVVIAASDVWQSVAQDGVKAGPANHYVPQDDARVVGFTQIIGGGEQTSASFPGSRLSAGTSYMFFCSFPGHWAIMKGELTVTP, encoded by the coding sequence ATGTCACCGACCTGCTGCTGCCGCACCGCCCTGGCCGCCGCCCTGCTGCTCGCCGCCGGCGTCGCCCAGGCCGGCAACTGCACCATCGACCTGGATTCCGACGACGCCATGAAGTTCGACAAGGTGGCGCTGACCGTCTCGGCGTCCTGCCCGGAGGTGACCATCAACCTGAGCCACAGCGGCCGCCTTCCGGCGACCGCGATGGGCCACAACGTGGTGATCGCCGCCAGCGACGTCTGGCAGTCGGTTGCCCAGGACGGCGTCAAGGCCGGTCCGGCCAACCACTACGTGCCGCAGGACGACGCCCGCGTGGTCGGCTTCACGCAGATCATCGGCGGCGGCGAGCAGACCTCGGCCAGCTTCCCGGGCAGCCGTCTGAGCGCCGGCACCTCCTACATGTTCTTCTGCTCGTTCCCGGGCCACTGGGCGATCATGAAGGGCGAGCTCACCGTCACGCCGTGA
- a CDS encoding YbaN family protein: MAGARDERSRAQAGTSGSGPVARIRTFPGRTLGRCLLLTAGWLAAALAALGAVLPLLPTTPFALLAAGCFARSSPRCHRWLLATPLLGPVLADRQAVEKQPAGGGHGWPLGEASA, encoded by the coding sequence ATGGCCGGGGCACGGGACGAGCGCAGCAGGGCGCAGGCCGGAACCTCCGGCAGCGGGCCCGTTGCGCGTATCCGCACCTTCCCCGGCCGGACCCTCGGGCGCTGCTTGCTGCTGACGGCCGGCTGGCTTGCGGCGGCGCTGGCGGCCTTGGGCGCCGTGCTGCCGCTGCTGCCGACCACCCCGTTCGCCCTGCTGGCGGCGGGCTGCTTCGCGCGCAGCTCGCCACGCTGCCACCGCTGGCTGCTGGCCACGCCCCTGCTCGGCCCGGTGCTGGCCGACCGGCAGGCTGTCGAAAAACAGCCTGCTGGCGGCGGCCATGGATGGCCGCTCGGCGAAGCAAGTGCGTAA
- a CDS encoding PLP-dependent cysteine synthase family protein yields the protein MPDAALHARTRNHDWVHAAVAALAREAARSADTHLLHARFPGYPGIDFYFKDEATHPSGSLKHRLARSLFLYALCNGRLREGQAVVDASSGSTAISEAWFARLLGLRFIAVLPQGTAPGKLREIDALGGECHLVAPGSDCAAQACALAADIEGCFLDQFGLAERATDWRGNNNIAESIVGQLTGEPHPQPDWIVCGAGTGGTSATIGRYLRYRGLPTRLCVAEPRDGAFAAGWRGEAPAGRCSLVEGIGRPRIEPGFVFEVVDRVIEVDDDASCAGAAVLAQALGRRWGSSSGTNLVACLALATECVAQGRTASIATLLCDRGERHAETVFDPGWLTAHAPAHGAWRLGLERALQQGGIPAPLD from the coding sequence ATGCCCGACGCCGCCTTGCACGCTCGAACCCGCAACCACGACTGGGTCCATGCCGCGGTCGCGGCGCTTGCGCGCGAGGCGGCGCGCTCGGCCGACACCCACCTGCTGCACGCCCGCTTTCCCGGCTATCCCGGCATCGACTTCTACTTCAAGGACGAGGCCACCCATCCCAGCGGCAGCCTCAAGCACAGGCTGGCGCGCTCGCTGTTCCTGTACGCGCTGTGCAACGGCCGCCTGCGCGAGGGCCAGGCGGTGGTCGACGCCTCCTCCGGCAGCACCGCGATCTCGGAGGCCTGGTTCGCGCGCCTGCTCGGCCTGCGCTTCATCGCCGTGCTGCCGCAGGGCACCGCGCCCGGCAAGCTGCGCGAGATCGACGCCCTCGGCGGCGAATGCCACCTGGTGGCGCCGGGCAGCGATTGCGCGGCGCAGGCCTGCGCACTGGCCGCGGACATCGAAGGCTGCTTCCTGGACCAGTTCGGCCTGGCCGAGCGCGCCACCGACTGGCGCGGCAACAACAACATCGCCGAGTCGATCGTCGGCCAGCTCACCGGCGAGCCGCACCCGCAACCGGACTGGATCGTCTGCGGCGCCGGCACCGGCGGCACCTCGGCGACCATCGGCCGCTACCTGCGCTACCGCGGTCTGCCGACCCGGCTGTGCGTGGCCGAGCCCCGCGACGGCGCCTTCGCCGCCGGCTGGCGCGGCGAGGCGCCAGCCGGCCGCTGCAGCCTGGTCGAGGGCATCGGTCGGCCGCGCATCGAACCCGGCTTCGTGTTCGAAGTGGTCGACCGGGTGATCGAGGTCGACGACGACGCCTCCTGCGCCGGGGCTGCGGTGCTGGCCCAGGCGCTGGGCCGGCGCTGGGGGAGCTCCTCGGGCACCAACCTGGTTGCCTGCCTGGCGCTGGCGACCGAGTGCGTGGCGCAGGGGCGCACCGCCAGCATCGCCACCCTGCTGTGCGATCGTGGCGAGCGCCATGCGGAGACCGTGTTCGATCCGGGCTGGCTGACTGCGCACGCACCCGCGCATGGCGCCTGGCGGCTCGGCCTGGAACGCGCCCTGCAGCAGGGCGGGATCCCGGCGCCGCTGGACTGA
- a CDS encoding pyridoxal-dependent decarboxylase, with protein MSDPLLHPCFLGPYGENDALLEKLVVEFLRDHVYWRRNLHPEDPPAIPTGADRQPAFQAFEARMRRELHTLSAALKRSVPFHSPRYLGHMVSDLLLPGLAAWWLTLPYNPNNVSEEAAPVTIDLELKAGLQLAAMLGFGADPAQPGCAYGHLCSGGTVANFQGLRLALALKAFPVALRAAAPPLPGLPDDDRAAFNLAPARSIALLAAWQGFLRDLSPPERRRWRGRLESERLEQLGLAGFLARHPALTAPVVLAPVTAHYSWSKGVKLLGLGRDQLLTVPETGMRLDLDALDDLLSRLHRHGQDVLIVVPVLGSTEFGTVDPVDGVVAARERWAARGLGFSVHVDGAWGGYLASLFREPEGGMRPLVAMQAEHDGFPSPDVHAAYAAIGQADSVTVDPHKLGYIPYGAGAFVARDRRAMPLLGESADYVFDGDEDDPAVQARQLGRYLLEGSKSGAAAAAVYVSHRVLPLDHRHFGRLLAQGVFAARQFRAAANRFAEGMAGRLRVCVPFEPDSNLVTLALNPAGNREVAAMNRFVRALYERLRVDTDAPVQGRAFFGSITTLRPDALGRADTGRVLDALDLDPASLGRGDDDRLVILRHTLMNPYVIDEENGISYIDRYFDHLAGLATALAPG; from the coding sequence ATGAGCGACCCGCTGCTGCACCCCTGCTTCCTGGGTCCGTACGGCGAGAACGACGCCCTGCTCGAGAAGCTGGTCGTCGAGTTCCTGCGCGACCACGTCTACTGGCGGCGCAACCTGCACCCGGAGGACCCGCCGGCGATCCCGACCGGCGCCGACCGCCAGCCGGCGTTCCAGGCCTTCGAGGCGCGCATGCGCCGCGAGCTGCACACGCTGTCGGCGGCGCTGAAGCGCTCGGTGCCCTTCCACAGTCCGCGCTACCTGGGCCACATGGTCTCCGATCTGCTGCTGCCAGGCCTGGCTGCCTGGTGGCTGACCCTGCCCTACAACCCGAACAACGTCAGCGAGGAGGCCGCGCCGGTCACCATCGACCTGGAGCTCAAGGCGGGACTGCAGCTGGCGGCCATGCTCGGTTTCGGCGCCGATCCGGCGCAGCCCGGCTGCGCCTACGGCCACCTGTGCTCGGGCGGCACCGTCGCGAACTTCCAGGGCCTGCGCCTGGCGCTGGCGCTGAAGGCGTTCCCGGTGGCGCTGCGCGCCGCGGCACCGCCCCTGCCCGGCCTGCCCGACGACGACCGCGCCGCCTTCAACCTGGCGCCGGCGCGCTCGATCGCCCTGCTGGCGGCATGGCAGGGCTTCCTGCGCGACCTGTCGCCGCCCGAACGGCGGCGCTGGCGCGGTCGCCTGGAGAGCGAGCGCCTGGAACAGCTCGGTCTGGCCGGCTTCCTCGCCAGGCACCCGGCGCTCACTGCGCCCGTGGTGCTGGCGCCGGTCACCGCGCACTACTCCTGGAGCAAGGGCGTCAAGCTTCTGGGCCTGGGCCGCGATCAGCTGCTCACCGTGCCGGAGACCGGCATGCGCCTGGACCTCGATGCGCTCGACGATCTGCTGTCGCGCCTGCACCGCCACGGCCAGGACGTATTGATTGTGGTGCCGGTGCTTGGCAGCACCGAGTTCGGCACGGTCGACCCGGTCGATGGCGTGGTCGCCGCGCGCGAACGCTGGGCGGCACGGGGGCTGGGTTTTTCGGTGCACGTCGATGGCGCCTGGGGCGGCTACCTGGCCAGCCTGTTCCGCGAACCCGAAGGCGGAATGCGGCCGCTGGTGGCCATGCAGGCCGAGCACGACGGCTTCCCCTCGCCAGACGTACATGCCGCCTACGCGGCGATCGGCCAGGCCGATTCGGTGACCGTCGATCCGCACAAGCTCGGCTACATCCCCTACGGTGCCGGCGCCTTCGTGGCGCGCGACCGCCGCGCCATGCCCCTGCTCGGCGAATCCGCCGACTACGTGTTCGACGGCGACGAGGACGACCCCGCCGTGCAGGCGCGCCAGCTCGGCCGCTACCTGCTGGAGGGCAGCAAGTCCGGCGCCGCGGCGGCCGCGGTCTACGTCAGCCATCGGGTGCTGCCGCTCGACCACCGGCACTTCGGCCGCCTGCTCGCCCAGGGCGTGTTCGCGGCCCGGCAGTTCCGGGCCGCCGCCAACCGCTTCGCCGAAGGCATGGCCGGGCGGCTGCGCGTGTGCGTTCCGTTCGAGCCGGACAGCAACCTGGTGACGCTGGCGCTGAACCCGGCCGGCAACCGCGAGGTGGCGGCGATGAACCGCTTCGTGCGCGCGCTCTACGAGCGGCTGCGCGTCGACACCGATGCGCCGGTGCAGGGGCGCGCCTTCTTCGGCTCGATCACCACCCTGCGCCCCGACGCCCTGGGCCGCGCCGACACCGGCCGGGTACTCGATGCGCTGGATCTGGACCCGGCCAGCCTGGGCCGCGGCGACGACGACCGCCTGGTCATCCTCCGCCACACCCTGATGAACCCGTACGTGATCGACGAGGAAAACGGCATCAGCTACATCGACCGCTACTTCGATCATCTGGCCGGCCTGGCGACGGCGCTGGCGCCGGGCTGA
- a CDS encoding SirB2 family protein codes for MIEFYPQIKAVHIAAVFASVGLFALRGSALLAGMRWPRRDPMRWLSWSIDSVLLTAALMLLVVLPRELFANHWLSVKLGLLVLYVAIGHRALAAALPAGRRLPWLLAALACFACMYLVARAHHPLGPWLLLRP; via the coding sequence ATGATCGAGTTCTATCCGCAGATCAAGGCGGTGCACATCGCCGCAGTGTTCGCCAGCGTCGGCCTGTTCGCGCTGCGCGGCAGCGCCCTGCTGGCCGGGATGCGCTGGCCGCGCCGCGATCCGATGCGCTGGCTGAGCTGGAGCATCGACAGCGTGCTGCTGACGGCTGCGCTGATGCTGCTGGTGGTGTTGCCGCGCGAGCTGTTCGCCAACCACTGGCTGAGCGTCAAACTGGGCCTGCTGGTGCTCTACGTGGCGATCGGCCACCGCGCCCTGGCCGCGGCGCTGCCGGCCGGCCGCCGCCTGCCCTGGCTGCTCGCCGCGCTGGCGTGCTTCGCCTGCATGTACCTGGTCGCCCGCGCCCACCATCCGCTCGGGCCCTGGCTGCTGCTGCGGCCATGA
- a CDS encoding NnrS family protein, with protein sequence MATTHPLDRPLPALLTAAPHRLLFLVGAVNVLAGMAWWTAWLLALRFQLWALPQPPIPAGWGHALVMGFQVFTPFIFGFLLTVFPRWLGQPPLSRWHYVPVGAGLFGGQLLVLAGLWGHPHLLHLGVLVTLAGWIAGLVVLAGVLRRARAPDWHARSMLLALSLGLAGLLCFAAWLHAQRHGLLAFAAFKLAMLGFLLPVYLTVAHRMLPFFASCVLSGYRPWKPLWLLAALWLLVAALLALELAHAYAWLWLASLPLTVLCLAWLLRIWPAGPMPGLLRVLFLGMAWLPMAFALYTAQSLVMAFTGEFVLVRAPVHALAVGFFGSLLVAMVTRVSQGHSGRPLRMPAVARVAFAMVQLTAVARIAAELAVDTWAWQAWAALAWLLAFAPWVLRGLYLWLTPRADGAPG encoded by the coding sequence ATGGCCACCACCCATCCTCTCGATCGGCCGCTGCCGGCCCTGCTGACCGCCGCGCCGCACCGCCTGCTGTTCCTGGTGGGCGCCGTCAACGTGCTGGCCGGCATGGCCTGGTGGACCGCCTGGCTGCTGGCGCTGCGCTTCCAGCTCTGGGCCCTGCCGCAGCCGCCGATACCGGCCGGCTGGGGCCATGCCCTGGTGATGGGCTTCCAGGTGTTCACGCCCTTCATCTTCGGTTTCCTGCTGACCGTGTTCCCGCGCTGGCTGGGGCAGCCGCCGCTGTCGCGCTGGCACTACGTGCCGGTCGGCGCCGGGTTGTTCGGCGGCCAGCTGCTGGTACTGGCGGGCCTGTGGGGCCACCCGCACCTGCTGCACCTCGGCGTGCTGGTCACCCTGGCCGGCTGGATCGCCGGACTGGTGGTACTGGCGGGGGTGCTGCGCCGCGCCCGCGCACCCGACTGGCACGCCCGCAGCATGCTCCTGGCGCTGTCGCTGGGGCTGGCCGGGCTGCTCTGCTTCGCTGCCTGGCTGCATGCCCAGCGGCATGGCCTGCTGGCCTTCGCGGCGTTCAAGCTGGCCATGCTCGGCTTCCTGCTGCCGGTCTACCTGACCGTGGCGCATCGCATGCTGCCGTTCTTCGCCAGCTGCGTGCTGTCCGGCTACCGACCGTGGAAGCCGCTGTGGCTGCTGGCCGCGCTGTGGCTGCTGGTCGCCGCCCTGCTCGCGCTGGAACTGGCCCATGCCTACGCCTGGCTGTGGCTGGCCAGCCTGCCGCTGACCGTGCTGTGTCTGGCCTGGCTGCTGCGCATCTGGCCGGCCGGACCGATGCCCGGCCTGCTGCGCGTGCTCTTCCTCGGCATGGCCTGGCTGCCGATGGCGTTCGCCCTGTACACCGCACAGTCGCTGGTGATGGCCTTCACCGGCGAGTTCGTGCTCGTTCGCGCGCCGGTGCACGCCCTGGCGGTGGGCTTCTTCGGTTCGCTGCTGGTGGCGATGGTGACCCGGGTCAGCCAGGGTCATTCCGGCCGGCCGCTGCGAATGCCGGCGGTGGCCCGGGTGGCGTTCGCGATGGTGCAGCTCACCGCCGTGGCACGCATCGCCGCCGAACTGGCGGTCGACACCTGGGCCTGGCAGGCCTGGGCGGCGCTGGCCTGGCTGCTGGCCTTTGCGCCCTGGGTGCTGCGTGGCCTGTACCTGTGGCTGACGCCGCGCGCCGACGGCGCGCCGGGTTGA
- a CDS encoding protein kinase produces MAEQDWQAMARWFDTLVELSPAQREQRLKSLHDADPALAGQVRRLLAADQGDDGPLDRAVVEAVPEVASGDTRPALMPGDTVGPWRLVAAIGEGGMGEVWRARRDDGAFQREVAVKLLKRGLDTEALLRRFRQERDILARLDHPGIVRLLDAGTTADGRPWYAMEQVDGLPLREHAAHQGLDVRERVALVARIADAVAYAHAHLVVHRDLKPSNVLVDATGQPRLLDFGIAKLLEPTAGQTLTGTGMHVLSPAYAAPEQVLGQPVGTAADVYGLAVLLFELLTGQLPHRRQSRDLAALAAEVGSDVPTAPASEVLRRASGESLTTVYGPQADTVRLSREVRGDLDLILAMALRPEPARRHATAAAFAEDLRAWLAGRPVRAKADSAGYRARRFLRRNAVAVAAAGAVLAALLVGLGGALWQAGIARAEAARAEAQAEQARNQARRAQATRDFVVTAFEELIPTESAGGVQLSLADFIRAALARLDPALADAPESRLELREVLATALQELGHLDEAREALLQLERELDAHPQVGDAAMRGSVLHMIGVNLLRTGQLDQALGYSRRALDLLDAVEAPTPEIARVRQNARTGLASEALTRGRYHEVVAHYEAMIEDEARISGGLGADAAVLFVNLCTTRANLGQHAQAIADCERADALLATRPEAAAARQVWVDNALGHALVAAGRHDEAVDRLTATLAEATARLGESHTMTGTVMGNLATAHSGRGDRAQALALIERYGTLVEAGAVDPRRRAPAAALRGRVLLENGRVDQAEPLLRQALADAGSIGIGDSATILRSRRLLAGIEQARGNPAAAAELLDQAIAGFARVGLDRHEELARSLRARAALLREAGDEDGARHLEARAVAAGHLAQDTSDARP; encoded by the coding sequence ATGGCAGAGCAGGACTGGCAGGCGATGGCGCGGTGGTTCGACACCCTGGTCGAGCTGTCGCCCGCGCAGCGCGAGCAGCGCCTGAAGTCCCTGCACGACGCCGACCCGGCACTGGCCGGCCAGGTACGGCGCCTGCTGGCGGCCGACCAGGGCGACGACGGACCGCTCGACCGCGCCGTCGTCGAGGCGGTGCCCGAGGTGGCGTCGGGCGACACCCGACCGGCGCTGATGCCCGGCGATACCGTGGGACCCTGGCGACTGGTCGCAGCGATCGGCGAGGGCGGCATGGGCGAGGTCTGGCGCGCCCGTCGCGACGACGGCGCGTTCCAGCGCGAGGTCGCCGTCAAGCTGCTCAAGCGCGGCCTGGATACCGAGGCGCTGCTGCGCCGCTTCCGGCAGGAGCGCGACATCCTGGCGCGGCTCGACCACCCCGGCATCGTGCGCCTGCTGGACGCCGGCACCACCGCCGACGGCCGGCCCTGGTACGCCATGGAGCAGGTCGATGGCCTGCCGCTGCGCGAGCATGCCGCCCACCAGGGCCTGGACGTGCGCGAGCGGGTCGCGCTGGTGGCGCGCATCGCCGATGCGGTCGCCTACGCCCATGCCCACCTGGTGGTGCACCGCGATCTCAAGCCGTCGAACGTGCTGGTCGACGCGACGGGCCAGCCGCGCCTGCTCGACTTCGGCATCGCCAAGCTGCTGGAACCCACCGCCGGCCAGACCCTGACCGGCACCGGCATGCACGTGCTCTCGCCCGCCTACGCGGCACCCGAGCAGGTGCTGGGCCAGCCGGTCGGCACAGCGGCCGATGTCTATGGTCTGGCGGTGCTGCTGTTCGAACTGCTCACCGGGCAGTTGCCGCACCGGCGGCAATCGCGCGACCTGGCCGCGCTGGCCGCCGAGGTCGGCAGCGACGTCCCGACCGCACCGGCCAGCGAGGTGCTGCGCCGGGCCAGCGGCGAGTCCCTGACCACCGTGTACGGACCGCAGGCCGACACCGTACGTCTGTCCCGCGAGGTGCGCGGCGACCTGGACCTGATCCTGGCCATGGCCTTGCGCCCGGAGCCCGCGCGCCGGCACGCCACTGCCGCCGCCTTCGCAGAGGACCTGCGCGCCTGGCTGGCGGGCCGGCCGGTGCGCGCCAAGGCTGACAGTGCCGGCTATCGGGCGCGCCGTTTCCTGCGCCGCAATGCCGTGGCGGTCGCTGCTGCCGGCGCGGTGCTGGCGGCCCTGCTGGTCGGCCTGGGCGGCGCGCTGTGGCAGGCCGGCATCGCCCGTGCCGAGGCGGCGCGTGCCGAGGCCCAGGCCGAGCAGGCGCGCAACCAGGCCCGACGCGCCCAGGCGACCCGCGACTTCGTGGTGACGGCGTTCGAGGAGCTGATTCCGACCGAGTCCGCCGGCGGCGTCCAGCTCAGCCTGGCCGACTTCATCCGCGCCGCCCTGGCGCGCCTGGACCCGGCGCTGGCCGACGCCCCCGAGTCCCGCCTGGAGCTTCGCGAGGTGCTGGCCACCGCCCTGCAGGAGCTTGGCCACCTCGACGAGGCCCGCGAGGCCCTGCTGCAGCTGGAGCGCGAGCTCGACGCGCACCCGCAGGTCGGCGATGCCGCGATGCGCGGCTCGGTGCTGCACATGATCGGCGTGAACCTGCTGCGCACAGGACAGCTCGACCAGGCCCTGGGCTACAGCCGGCGCGCGCTGGACCTGCTGGACGCCGTGGAGGCGCCGACCCCGGAGATCGCCAGGGTGCGCCAGAACGCCCGCACCGGGCTGGCCAGCGAAGCGTTGACGCGCGGCCGCTACCACGAGGTGGTGGCGCACTACGAGGCGATGATCGAGGACGAGGCGCGGATCAGCGGCGGCCTGGGCGCCGACGCCGCGGTGCTGTTCGTCAACCTGTGCACGACCCGCGCCAATCTGGGGCAACACGCGCAGGCGATCGCCGACTGCGAGCGCGCCGACGCCCTGCTGGCCACCCGCCCGGAGGCCGCGGCTGCCCGCCAGGTCTGGGTCGACAACGCTCTGGGCCACGCGCTGGTCGCAGCAGGCCGCCACGACGAGGCGGTGGACCGGCTCACAGCCACCCTGGCGGAGGCCACCGCGCGCCTGGGCGAATCGCACACGATGACCGGCACGGTGATGGGCAACCTGGCGACCGCGCACTCCGGCCGCGGCGACCGCGCGCAGGCACTGGCGCTGATCGAACGCTACGGCACCCTGGTCGAGGCCGGTGCCGTGGATCCGCGCCGGCGCGCTCCGGCTGCCGCCCTGCGCGGCCGCGTCCTGCTGGAGAACGGCCGGGTCGACCAGGCCGAGCCGCTGCTGCGCCAGGCCCTGGCGGACGCCGGCTCGATCGGCATCGGCGACAGCGCGACCATCCTGCGCAGCCGCCGCCTGCTGGCCGGCATCGAACAGGCGCGCGGCAACCCGGCCGCGGCCGCAGAGCTGCTCGACCAGGCCATCGCAGGATTCGCGCGCGTCGGCCTGGACCGCCACGAGGAGCTGGCCCGCAGCCTGCGCGCCCGCGCCGCGCTGCTGCGCGAGGCCGGCGACGAAGACGGCGCGCGCCATCTTGAAGCGCGCGCCGTGGCCGCCGGCCACCTTGCCCAGGACACGTCCGACGCCCGGCCCTGA
- a CDS encoding nitric-oxide reductase large subunit, whose product MTTRKLWAGLAALLAVSFAVLLWIGTEIHRQMPPLPAQVVTDNGDLVLTRDDIQTGRQVWQSIGGHQLGSIWGHGSYVAPDWTADWLQREARAWLDLMARERGAEGYDALDTEVQASLRARLQSRMRVNGYDAATDTLVIPAARAEAMAQVRRHYTDLFGDEPAMVDLRRAYAMKNGTVADPGHREQLAAFVWWSAWSAVTPRPGQEITYTANWPYDPVVGNEPPPHLLMWTVFSVLFLIAGIALLGWYYATQREDLGHPAPVTDPLASIKVTPSMRATAKYFWVVIALFLVQILLGALTAHYQVEGHDFYGIALSEYLPYSLTRTWHTQLAVLWIATAWLGMGLYIGPAISGHEPRFQRLGVNVLWVCLLVIVVGAFAGQWFAVMQKLGLQHNFWFGHQGWEYVDIGRFWQWFLFAGLGIWLVLVGRCLVPAIRKGGEMRSITALLFLSTVAIGLFYGAGLMWGEHTHLSLVEYWRWWVVHLWVEGFFEVFATAVIAFLFAKLGLIRAGLATVAVLFATIVFMAGGVLGTLHHLYFTGTPTAVIALGASFSALEVVPLALIGFEAYHQWSLRRATPWMARYKWPIMFFVAVAFWNLVGAGLFGFLINPPLPLYYMQGLNLTPLHGHTALFGVYGMLGIGLMLFCLRGMKPHAVWNEGLLRTSFWALNIGLSLMALLTLLPMGIIQLGAALEHGYWYARSADLMQQPIIQLLVWMRVPGDVIFSIGALALAVFVARLWLPGRAKAAEAPAAALPAETH is encoded by the coding sequence ATGACCACCCGCAAGCTCTGGGCCGGCCTGGCTGCGCTGCTGGCCGTCTCGTTCGCCGTCCTGCTATGGATCGGCACCGAGATCCACCGGCAGATGCCACCGCTGCCTGCCCAGGTCGTCACCGACAACGGCGACCTCGTCCTCACCCGCGACGACATCCAGACCGGTCGCCAGGTCTGGCAGTCGATAGGCGGCCACCAGCTGGGCTCGATCTGGGGCCACGGCAGCTACGTGGCACCCGACTGGACCGCCGACTGGCTGCAGCGCGAGGCCCGTGCCTGGCTCGACCTGATGGCCCGCGAGCGCGGCGCCGAGGGCTACGACGCGCTGGACACCGAGGTCCAGGCCAGCCTGCGCGCCCGCCTGCAGTCGCGCATGCGGGTGAACGGCTACGACGCGGCCACCGACACCCTCGTGATCCCGGCCGCCCGGGCCGAGGCGATGGCCCAGGTGCGCCGCCACTACACCGACCTGTTCGGCGACGAACCGGCCATGGTCGACCTGCGCCGCGCCTACGCGATGAAGAACGGCACCGTGGCCGACCCCGGACACCGCGAGCAGCTCGCCGCCTTCGTCTGGTGGAGCGCCTGGTCGGCGGTGACGCCGCGGCCCGGCCAGGAGATCACCTACACGGCGAACTGGCCGTACGACCCGGTGGTCGGCAACGAGCCGCCGCCGCACCTGCTGATGTGGACGGTGTTCAGCGTGCTGTTCCTGATCGCCGGAATCGCCCTGCTGGGCTGGTACTACGCCACCCAGCGCGAGGACCTGGGCCATCCGGCTCCGGTCACCGACCCGCTGGCCAGCATCAAGGTGACCCCCTCGATGCGCGCCACCGCCAAGTATTTCTGGGTGGTGATCGCCCTGTTCCTGGTCCAGATCCTGCTCGGCGCCCTGACCGCCCACTACCAGGTCGAGGGCCACGACTTCTATGGCATCGCCCTGTCCGAGTACCTGCCGTACTCGCTGACCCGCACATGGCACACCCAGCTGGCCGTGCTGTGGATCGCCACCGCCTGGCTGGGCATGGGCCTGTACATCGGCCCGGCGATCTCCGGCCACGAGCCGCGCTTCCAGCGCCTGGGCGTCAACGTGCTCTGGGTGTGCCTGCTGGTGATCGTGGTCGGCGCCTTCGCCGGCCAGTGGTTCGCGGTCATGCAGAAGCTCGGACTGCAGCACAACTTCTGGTTCGGCCACCAGGGCTGGGAGTACGTCGACATCGGCCGCTTCTGGCAGTGGTTCCTGTTCGCCGGCCTGGGCATCTGGCTGGTCCTGGTCGGCCGCTGTCTGGTGCCGGCGATCCGCAAGGGCGGCGAGATGCGCTCGATCACCGCCCTGCTGTTCCTGTCCACCGTGGCGATCGGTCTTTTCTACGGCGCCGGCCTGATGTGGGGCGAGCACACCCACCTGTCCCTGGTCGAGTACTGGCGCTGGTGGGTGGTGCACCTGTGGGTGGAGGGCTTCTTCGAGGTCTTCGCCACCGCGGTGATCGCCTTCCTGTTCGCCAAGCTGGGGCTGATCCGCGCCGGCCTGGCGACCGTGGCGGTGCTGTTCGCCACCATCGTGTTCATGGCCGGTGGCGTGCTGGGCACCCTGCACCACCTGTACTTCACCGGCACGCCGACCGCGGTCATCGCCCTGGGCGCCAGCTTCTCGGCGCTGGAGGTGGTGCCGCTGGCGCTGATCGGCTTCGAGGCCTACCACCAGTGGTCGCTGCGCCGCGCAACGCCCTGGATGGCCCGCTACAAGTGGCCGATCATGTTCTTCGTGGCGGTCGCCTTCTGGAACCTGGTCGGCGCCGGCCTGTTCGGCTTCCTTATCAACCCGCCGCTGCCGCTGTACTACATGCAGGGCCTCAATCTGACCCCGCTGCACGGCCACACCGCCCTGTTCGGCGTCTACGGCATGCTCGGCATCGGTCTGATGCTGTTCTGCCTGCGCGGCATGAAGCCCCACGCGGTGTGGAACGAGGGCCTGCTGCGCACCTCGTTCTGGGCGCTGAACATCGGCCTGTCGCTGATGGCCCTGCTGACCCTGTTGCCGATGGGGATCATCCAGCTCGGCGCTGCGCTCGAGCACGGCTACTGGTATGCGCGTTCGGCGGACCTGATGCAGCAGCCGATCATCCAGCTGCTGGTCTGGATGCGGGTGCCGGGCGATGTGATCTTCAGCATCGGGGCCCTGGCGCTCGCCGTGTTCGTGGCGCGGTTGTGGCTGCCCGGCCGGGCCAAGGCGGCCGAGGCGCCGGCGGCGGCGCTGCCCGCCGAAACCCACTGA